One window of Rhinoraja longicauda isolate Sanriku21f chromosome 9, sRhiLon1.1, whole genome shotgun sequence genomic DNA carries:
- the LOC144596816 gene encoding uncharacterized protein LOC144596816, translating to MKNKRWLRQNWLLVAGLSLFGIHSVTYLMQKFVKKSTQSSLELKKKNDE from the coding sequence ATGAAGAATAAAAGGTGGCTCCGACAAAACTGGCTTCTCGTGGCAGGACTGTCTTTATTTGGGATTCATTCAGTCACATATTTGATGCAGAAGTTTGTGAAAAAATCGACCCAATCCAGTTTAGAACTGAAGAAGAAGAAtgatgaataa